The proteins below are encoded in one region of Silene latifolia isolate original U9 population chromosome 2, ASM4854445v1, whole genome shotgun sequence:
- the LOC141633457 gene encoding chalcone synthase-like, with protein sequence MGSLDGIQISQNAKSLATILALGTANPSHQILQEDYPDFCFCMDDTMPDLKIKFKHICEKTTVRKRHFFQTEEFMKEHPELLSYDAICLDKRQEILTAEIPKLAKEAALEAIKEWGQPKSKITHIIFTSLSGAVMPGYDYQLAKLLDLGPNVQRFMFFQVGCYAGGTILRLAKDIAENNKGARVLVVCAEMTLSSFRGPTLTNIGLMIGQALFGDGAGAAIIGSDPDWAAGERPIFELVSAMQATVPDTERAIGGQITKFGVSLVLARDNPSLIANYVEKPVMASLSPLGINDWNSVFWVVHPGGPAIVDEIELKLGLHPDKTKSSRHVLREFGNMSGATIFFVLDETRKRSYKEGKVTTGDGFEYGVLLGIGPGITLESVVLRSFPIHY encoded by the exons ATGGGATCACTTGATGGAATTCAAATCTCCCAAAACGCTAAAAGTTTAGCAACTATCTTAGCTCTAGGAACTGCCAATCCATCCCATCAAATATTACAAGAAGATTATCCTGATTTTTGTTTTTGCATGGATGATACTATGCCTGATCTCAAAATCAAGTTTAAGCATATAT GCGAAAAAACGACAGTCAGAAAACGGCATTTTTTCCAAACAGAAGAGTTTATGAAAGAACACCCAGAACTGTTGAGTTACGACGCAATTTGTTTGGACAAACGTCAAGAAATACTCACAGCCGAAATACCAAAACTCGCGAAGGAAGCGGCCTTAGAAGCGATCAAAGAGTGGGGCCAACCCAAGTCGAAAATCACCCACATTATCTTTACAAGTTTGTCTGGAGCCGTTATGCCCGGGTACGACTACCAACTAGCCAAGCTACTAGACCTCGGCCCAAATGTGCAACGATTCATGTTTTTCCAAGTCGGGTGCTATGCGGGAGGTACAATCCTCCGCTTAGCCAAGGACATCGCGGAGAATAACAAAGGAGCTCGGGTTTTAGTTGTGTGCGCTGAGATGACCTTGTCGTCTTTTCGTGGGCCCACTCTTACCAACATTGGCTTGATGATTGGACAAGCCCTTTTTGGTGATGGGGCCGGCGCTGCTATAATTGGTTCGGACCCAGATTGGGCCGCTGGTGAGCGGCCCATTTTTGAATTGGTCTCGGCAATGCAAGCGACCGTGCCAGACACTGAGCGAGCTATCGGAGGTCAAATTACAAAATTCGGGGTATCATTAGTCTTAGCTAGGGATAATCCGAGTCTAATTGCTAATTATGTCGAAAAACCCGTGATGGCATCTCTTAGTCCACTTGGCATTAACGATTGGAACTCGGTGTTTTGGGTTGTTCACCCCGGTGGGCCCGCGATTGTAGACGAAATTGAATTAAAACTTGGGCTCCACCCCGATAAGACAAAATCGAGTCGACACGTGTTACGTGAGTTTGGGAATATGTCGGGTGCGACGATATTCTTTGTGTTGGATGAAACAAGGAAAAGGTCTTATAAGGAGGGAAAGGTTACTACAGGTGACGGGTTCGAGTACGGCGTCCTACTTGGGATTGGACCCGGGATTACTCTTGAATCCGTTGTGCTCCGTAGTTTTCCCATTCACTATTAG